The stretch of DNA CGCCCAGGTGATTGGATATGGGATCCATTTTGTGGATCAGGAACCATTCCTTTAGAGGCTAGGCTCTTGGGCAGGCATGTAATTGCCTCGGACATAAATCCGTATGCCTGCATTCTCACACGAGCTAAACTCCACGCACCATGTTCTGAAGCTGCTTGTCTGAACTCTATGGAAACATTAACGAGTTTAGTCAAGATGAACGAAAAAAAGAACGAAAACAAGGCACCTGATTGGGTGAGAGACTTCTTTCATGGGGAAACCCTAAGAGAGACGAGAATACTGATTGCTGAGTCTCTCGCAAGAAGGTTGTATTTTATTGTTGGTTGTATGCTTGGGATACTACACCATCAGAGGCCGGGATTCCTTTCGTATCCGGCTAGTCACCTTGTTCCCTATTTGCGTTACAAACGTTTTCCGCGGGATGTATATCCCGAAGCGTATGAATACCGTGATCCGATTCCGCGGCTTGAAGCTAAGATAAGGCGTACACTCGCCAACCCACCACCACTACGCACAACACGCTTTAGAGTTCTACAGAAGTCTGTTATCAATAAGTATTTACCTCCCAGATCAATCGATACGATCATTACGAGTCCCCCTTATTTGGATGCGCTCGACTACGCTAGGGACAATCGTTTACGCCTTTGGTTCTTGGGAGTTGAAGACTTTAGAATAATCAACCAGAGAGAGATTGGTAATATTAGCACGTTTTCGTCAGATATGGCGATTATTCTTAAAACAATGGCAGATGTTCTCAAAATTGATGGTATTTGTGTTCTTGTACTTGGAGATGTAACGCGCTCTAAGCGATTTCATGACATTCCGAACATAATATTGAATATTGTAAATAACGATGCAAATGCTCTGGTGTTAGAAAAACACTGGTCAGATGCTATTCCTGATAAACGTCGTTCTCGGCGGAACGGGAAAGCAACAAAACGAGAGAGGGTAATGATCTTTAGAAAAGCCCGAGGGGGTAACAATGGTTAAACAAATTGGAATGCCACCATCTGTCAAGAGACATCTTGAAGAACAAATGATTGGCCAAGAGATAAATGGTTTCCAAGTTGCAGAATTCAAAGGTGCAGGTAATACTGCAGTTACTTTCAAGGTTAAGGATTCAATTGGTTTTTCATGGGCTTTAAAACTTGTCACCCGTGACTCCTATGGCGATCGGGCCCCATTCCGCGAGATAGCACGCTTCACAGATGAGGCTGATGAAAGGTTCCTAGTTTTCCCGAAGGAAGTGGGCGAATGGTCATTGAAGCTCAGAGGTAAAGTATACGAGTTCATCTGGTTCAAGAGCAGATTCGTAGATGGGGATATATTGCAAAAGTTTATTAATTCCAACAATCAGTTTTCAATTAGTGAAGAAATTAAGCGCTATATAGAACATTTAACTGTGGCACTTGAGGAACTGAGTCGTTTAGGTTTTAGCCACGGTGATCTTCATGATCGTAATATTATGCGTGAAGTAGTTGGAAAGAGTGGTTCCATGCCAGAAATCAGATATGTTGTTATCGATTTCAGCGAGGCATTTCCACTTGAATCAACAGGTGAGGGCTTATCAAAAGACATTGAAAACTTTGGTCAGCATCTGAGAAGTTTTTCGGATGCTGCATATAAAAGGGAAATTGTGACAAGGGACGACCAGAGGGTACTAAATGCGATAGGCCACATTCCTGGGCTATTGGAAGGGATGGCACCTGAAACATTGGCAATATATAGAGCATCTCAAATATTAGACATGTTCCATGAGGGATTGAGAACTATGGCGGTCTTCCCAAGGGAACTCGACAATCCTTTTAAACCGCTAAGTTCTGATAATATTGCCAATGAAGCACTTCTTGCCGATCTGTGTGTTACTAACATGTGGTGGGCAGA from bacterium encodes:
- a CDS encoding DNA adenine methylase gives rise to the protein MPRKENYPGHRLHEISPYIGKIRPILARQLVQEYSRPGDWIWDPFCGSGTIPLEARLLGRHVIASDINPYACILTRAKLHAPCSEAACLNSMETLTSLVKMNEKKNENKAPDWVRDFFHGETLRETRILIAESLARRLYFIVGCMLGILHHQRPGFLSYPASHLVPYLRYKRFPRDVYPEAYEYRDPIPRLEAKIRRTLANPPPLRTTRFRVLQKSVINKYLPPRSIDTIITSPPYLDALDYARDNRLRLWFLGVEDFRIINQREIGNISTFSSDMAIILKTMADVLKIDGICVLVLGDVTRSKRFHDIPNIILNIVNNDANALVLEKHWSDAIPDKRRSRRNGKATKRERVMIFRKARGGNNG